In Paenibacillus sp. J23TS9, a single genomic region encodes these proteins:
- the rbsK gene encoding ribokinase, whose translation MAKIIVVGSSSIDLVVTSSKRPGAGETVLGESFKTVPGGKGANQAVAAARLGADVTMVGRVGDDHFGEAILNNFKFNHVSADYVEPVTHMESGTAHIVLAEGDNSIVVIKAANNEVTPGYIEQSMDAFSGADMVMIQQEIPEDTVTHVSRVCQKLGIPLLLNPAPARSLEDEVIENAAYITPNEHEAAILFSDLSVSEALRKYPNKLFVTEGSKGVRYFDGESEVLVPSYAVEAVDTTGAGDTFNAAFAVALAEGRPIVESVRFANRAASLSVTKFGAQGGMPTRQEVEAQM comes from the coding sequence ATGGCTAAAATTATTGTGGTAGGTAGCTCTTCAATAGATCTTGTCGTAACATCATCGAAACGTCCGGGAGCCGGTGAAACGGTTCTCGGTGAAAGCTTCAAAACCGTCCCCGGAGGCAAAGGAGCCAACCAGGCGGTTGCAGCAGCACGACTCGGAGCGGATGTTACAATGGTTGGACGCGTAGGAGACGATCATTTTGGCGAAGCGATTTTGAACAATTTCAAATTCAATCATGTTTCTGCGGACTATGTGGAACCGGTTACACATATGGAGAGCGGAACAGCCCATATTGTTTTGGCTGAGGGAGACAACAGTATCGTAGTGATCAAAGCAGCCAATAATGAGGTAACACCAGGTTATATCGAACAATCCATGGATGCTTTTAGCGGGGCGGATATGGTCATGATCCAGCAGGAAATACCGGAAGACACAGTAACTCATGTCAGCAGAGTCTGCCAAAAGCTTGGTATTCCTTTATTGCTTAATCCCGCGCCGGCTCGTTCATTAGAAGATGAGGTTATTGAGAATGCTGCATATATCACGCCGAATGAGCATGAAGCAGCAATTTTGTTTTCAGACCTGAGTGTTTCCGAAGCCCTTCGCAAGTATCCGAACAAGCTGTTTGTAACGGAAGGAAGTAAAGGTGTCCGTTATTTTGACGGTGAAAGTGAAGTCCTCGTTCCTTCTTATGCAGTTGAAGCTGTAGATACGACAGGTGCCGGAGATACATTCAATGCTGCATTTGCAGTTGCCTTGGCAGAAGGCAGACCGATTGTTGAGAGTGTGCGTTTTGCGAATCGTGCTGCATCCTTATCCGTGACGAAATTTGGGGCACAAGGCGGCATGCCAACACGTCAAGAAGTGGAGGCGCAAATGTGA